The sequence AGCGTTAGAGGAGTTAGGAGTTAGGAGTTAGAAGTTAGGAGTTAGGAGTTAGAAATTATTTAACCTTTGACCTTTGACCTTTAACCTAATTGACCACTGCTTTTTGCTTAGTAACTACTTCGTCGAAAGTCTCATCCGGTAACGGTTTTCTTATGGATAAATAAGCCAAAGGACCAAATAAAGGTATTAGGGTTACTAACCAAAATAAAACTGGGTTGTTCATATCTCGTTTTGCCATATCATCTCCTAAAAGTGCGGGGAAAAGCAGACAAAGCATACAAAAATCTAAACTCATTACATGGATAAAACGGTCAGTTTGCCATTGTTGAAAAAAGTCACTCCAGTTTCCTCCCTGTAAACCGTAAGATACCAAAACTATGGCTCCAATACTCAAAACAATACCAACTATCCGGGAATCTAAAAGCTTGAGAAAAATATTTTTCTTACCAATAAAATCGGGGTTTGCTTCCCGTAAAGCTAAATAAGGTATTAAAGCAAAAGCACCTACACCAAAAGAAAAAGATGCGAACAACCAAGCCGGTATTTTTTGTCCTTTGCCATCAATAAATAGCATACAACCGTAAATTAAAGGAAATACACCCATTAAATTAAATAGCGAAACTATCAAAGGGTTGATTCCTTCCCATTGTCCAGTTGAAAGATTTTTAATTAATTCAAAAGTATCGGGTTGATTTGGAGGAGCAAAAACAAAAGCATATACAGCAAATCCAGCCCAAATTGACCAAAATAGAACTTTTCTCATCGGTATTATCTATAGCACTAAGAAGGTTTGTTCTTTGATAATACCGAAGTCATGGGGCATTAGCGGAGATGACTCCTGTTCCCTTAGAAGATTACCTATGGTTGAAGAGGAGGAGGAGGGGGAAGAGGGGGAAGAAAATAAAAAATCATCATCACATTAACCGATCATGACATCATTCCATCATCATGCTTTACTTGCTATTATTCACTGCTTACTGTTGACTGATTGCTTCGGAGAGGTATTCTGAAGCTGCGGAAACAAGCGCGATCGCGTTTTCGTAATTAAGTCTTGTGGGACCTAAAACTCCTACGCTTCCTACTGGTATCGAATGCCGATGGTAGGTAGATGAAATTAAGGTGCAAGTACGGATGGGTTCTAGGGTATTTTCCGAACCAATACGGACTGTCACATGTGGTTTATCTAATTGTTCTAATTCTGTTTCGTCAAATATCAGCCGCCATAATTGCTCTTGTTCTTCTTCAAGTAGCTGAATTATAGTTTGCACTTGCTGTATTTGAGAAAATTCTGGCTGTCGCAAAACTTCGGATACACCACGCACCATGATTTGGGTATTAGTTGGGGAAAAGGTGCGACGATTCAATTCGACAAGGGATGTTTTTAAATATTCACCGTAGCGCTGAAATTCTAAATCTAACTGACTCCAGTCAAGTACAGCTAATTCCATTAAACTTTTACCGCGTAGCTGACTGTTTAAAAAGTTAGAAACAATTTGCAATTCCCTGTCTATTAATTCTACATCTGGCTGATTCCCTTCTGGTGCGGAGGGCAAGTCCATTAAAGTTGAATGAGTTTCGTAACCCTCAGTTACGACAATCAACATTATCTGTCCTGTCTCAATTTGAACTAGCTGTAAATGCCGCAGTACAGACGAATTATTTTGAGGTATTGTGATTAAACTTACACAACCACTCAAACTTGCCAAAATTTGTGTCGCCCCTTGCAATAGCGCTTCTAAACTCCAATCTTCCCACTTTAAGCGTTTCTGTAGTGCTGCTTCTACCTCCTTTTCTAAATTTTCATTATGGGTTATCAAATTATCTACATAAATTCGATAGCCAGAATCTGAAGGTACCCTTCCTGAAGAAGTATGTGGTTGATAGAGCAGTCCAGTTTTTTCCAAGGCTCCCATTACATTACGAATTGTTGCAGAACTTACGCCTAAGTTGAATTCTTCTACCAAAGCTTTAGATCCAACAGGTTCTGCTGTCGCTATATAATGTCGTACTGTTGCCCAAAGTATGTGTTGTTGTCGATTTGTCAGCTGGACTTGCATAGGGATTGGCTGTTTAAACACAGTTTTTATCAATTCTTAAAAAACAAATCTTTTAATCTTCTTACTTGATATTTAATAATGATTAAGCCTGAGCCGACGAATCATTATGGTGTACTGCAATACCTTTACATTTACAAATAGTTTTGTCCTGAGTAGGAGTACTATTCAATACAAAATAACTTGTAATTTAAATACATTATAAAATGTATATATTACGTATTTTCTCAGATTGTTTCGCAGAATGGGGTATGTATAGCTACGAATTACTTACTACTAATAAAATAATTTTCCGCAGCTAGTAAGTATTAACACCTTTAACTTTCGACGTTTAATACTGAGGAACTGAAGGATCGACCAACATTGAATATGCATCAATGCCTCCGGTAATGTTTTTCACATTAGTAAAGCCTTGGGATGTTAACCATTGACACATTTGAGCGGAACGAACACCGTGATGACACAGAACTAAAGTTTCCTTGTCGGGTTCTAAACGACTGTGAACATCGTTACTCCAGTCGGCAAATTGACTCAAAGGTAAATTAATAAAACCCGTGATACTTGCCGTGCTGACTTCTTGCGGCTCGCGCACGTCTACAAGTTGAACTGAAGACTCCGAAGAAGACAAACGTTTTGCGAGTTCTTCTACAGTAATTTGATTCATGATTTGACTAAGGTTATTCCCCTGATGAGGAATTTATAAAAAAAATCTATATATTTATTATGTTGACAGAAAATTCGCCTCTTAGCATCAGCACTGTTCAAAGGCTTTGACGATAATCAAGATAAATTGGTTACATCTTGACAAATTTGCTCAACATATGTAAGTAATTATTCCTAATTTTGCTGAGTTGAAGATTTTGCAAGGAGCAACGTCAGCATATATTTTTCTCAAGAAACTTGTCTGCACCGGATTTTCAATTGCAGATAGCGCTACTATTTTTTCCAGTACACGCTTTAATAGTGATTGGGGATTATTTGCCGCAATGGGGTTGGTGTGAAAAAAGCTATAAGTCGTCAACAATCATTATTTCGTTTGGCAGCAGTAACTATTATGATGCTGCTGTTAACTGGTATCGCTGGCTGTAATGGGTTGTTAAATAAAAATCCTCTAAATACAGTCGGGAACAGTCAAAATCTGCCGAATGCTGCTGTCTTTATTTCTAAACAAGCACCTGCAACGGTTTCAATGCTTGTAAATCCAAATCGCTTCGATGTATTAAGTGGTGGCATCAAGCTGTCGAAGCTTAAAGAAAGTTTATTAGATAATACCGGGCTTGAATATAAAAAAGATGTTCAGCCTTGGTTGGAAAATGAAATTACTTTAGCCGTCACCACTGATGATATTGATAGAGATAAGGCAAACGGAAAGCAACCCGGTTATCTAACGGTACTCGGCACAAAAGATGCTTCTTTAAGTAGAGAGTTTATTGAACTTTTATTTTCCAAACGAGTTTTAACTGGAACTTCCTTAGTTGTGGAACAATATAAAGGAGTCAAACTAATTTCCGATATTCCACAAACCGGGGACATTGACAAACCTTTAGCGGCAACGGTTGTAGGTGATAATTTTGTATTGTTCGCCAACGATATCAAAATTCTGCGAGAAGCAATCAACAATCTGCAAGCACCGGGTTTAAGTTTAGCTAGCTTGGATAATTATCAACAAGCTATCAAACAATTAAATGACAAAACTCAAGCCATCACCTTTCTTAATCTTCCATCTGTGGCAAAATGGCAAGGTTTCAATTTATCATCGCCTTTAACTTATAACACTCAACTGATTTCTTTAATTCCTAAATCTTCAGGTTTGTTCGCAGAAACTAGTTTATTCGCGAATTCATCAATACCCGCCGCCAAAAACTTATCTGAAGAAGTAGAAGCGCTCTCATATATTCCTGTAGATTCTGGTTTGGTAATTGCAGGAAGAGATTTGAGCAATTTAAATAACAGCAATTTAGCTTTACTTTGGCAACAAATTACAGCAGCAATATCTGGTGAATCGGGAGAAGATATTTCTTCTCAGATAACTAAGCCTTTAGCCAATCTAGAAACACGTTGGGGAATAAATTTACAAGAAGATATTTTCAGCTTGGTAAAAGAAGAATATGCTATCGCTTTATTACCCAACAATAAAAATAAAACACCCGATTGGGTTTTTGTGGCAAAGAAATCTTCAACAAATCCATCCGATAGTTTGCATTTAGATGAAATCGCTTCTAAAAACGGACTGACAGTTAGTCCAATTGATTTAAACGAGCAGACAATTTCTGCTTGGACACAACTTACAACTATAGGTAACAAAGCATCTGACTTAAGTATTCAAGCAAAAGTATTGGGGGCGCATACTACTATAGCTGATTACGATATTTTTACTTCTTCCATTGAAGCAATGGATAAATCTCTTAACAAACAAGATAATTTCTTCAAAGATAATCGTAGTTTCAAAGACAGCATTGCAGCAATTCCCCAACCAAACCAAGGATACGTTTATATAGATTGGGACAAAAGTAGAAATTATATAGAAAGCCAATTGCCTATACTTAAATTTGCAGAAATAATCGGCAAACCTTTTCTGGATAAACTACAGTCATTTACTATTAGTAGTTATG comes from Rivularia sp. PCC 7116 and encodes:
- the hrcA gene encoding heat-inducible transcriptional repressor HrcA encodes the protein MQVQLTNRQQHILWATVRHYIATAEPVGSKALVEEFNLGVSSATIRNVMGALEKTGLLYQPHTSSGRVPSDSGYRIYVDNLITHNENLEKEVEAALQKRLKWEDWSLEALLQGATQILASLSGCVSLITIPQNNSSVLRHLQLVQIETGQIMLIVVTEGYETHSTLMDLPSAPEGNQPDVELIDRELQIVSNFLNSQLRGKSLMELAVLDWSQLDLEFQRYGEYLKTSLVELNRRTFSPTNTQIMVRGVSEVLRQPEFSQIQQVQTIIQLLEEEQEQLWRLIFDETELEQLDKPHVTVRIGSENTLEPIRTCTLISSTYHRHSIPVGSVGVLGPTRLNYENAIALVSAASEYLSEAISQQ
- a CDS encoding rhodanese-like domain-containing protein, giving the protein MNQITVEELAKRLSSSESSVQLVDVREPQEVSTASITGFINLPLSQFADWSNDVHSRLEPDKETLVLCHHGVRSAQMCQWLTSQGFTNVKNITGGIDAYSMLVDPSVPQY
- a CDS encoding DUF3352 domain-containing protein, producing MKKAISRQQSLFRLAAVTIMMLLLTGIAGCNGLLNKNPLNTVGNSQNLPNAAVFISKQAPATVSMLVNPNRFDVLSGGIKLSKLKESLLDNTGLEYKKDVQPWLENEITLAVTTDDIDRDKANGKQPGYLTVLGTKDASLSREFIELLFSKRVLTGTSLVVEQYKGVKLISDIPQTGDIDKPLAATVVGDNFVLFANDIKILREAINNLQAPGLSLASLDNYQQAIKQLNDKTQAITFLNLPSVAKWQGFNLSSPLTYNTQLISLIPKSSGLFAETSLFANSSIPAAKNLSEEVEALSYIPVDSGLVIAGRDLSNLNNSNLALLWQQITAAISGESGEDISSQITKPLANLETRWGINLQEDIFSLVKEEYAIALLPNNKNKTPDWVFVAKKSSTNPSDSLHLDEIASKNGLTVSPIDLNEQTISAWTQLTTIGNKASDLSIQAKVLGAHTTIADYDIFTSSIEAMDKSLNKQDNFFKDNRSFKDSIAAIPQPNQGYVYIDWDKSRNYIESQLPILKFAEIIGKPFLDKLQSFTISSYDSNQKLLKAGVFFLLNE